In Rhodothermus marinus DSM 4252, a single genomic region encodes these proteins:
- a CDS encoding AMP-binding protein: protein MQIGSAFSLTTGTFPFNQPVVWEPRPEWIAASNLQRFMNRHGIGSLDELQARSVDDPEWFWPAVLEDLDIRFYRPYTRILDLSEGPAFPRWCVGGQLNIVHNLLDKWQETDAAERIALRWEGEEGTLRTLTYAGLHAEVCRCARALQSLGFQKGDVAALFMPMTPELVIAFLAVIKLGGIVLPLFSGYGAEAVRTRIRDAEARFLFTADGFYRRGRPVYLKPVADEALANCPSVQHVIVYRRMEADNVPVPMLPGRDHWWHELVWPQPAEAETVRTDAEDVLMVIYTSGTTGRPKGAVHTHCGFPVKAAQDMYQCMDLKPGETMYWVTDMGWMMGPWLVFGTLLIGATMVLYDGAPDYPDVDRLWGLVEQHRVTHLGISPTLIRALRPHGPEPIRRHDLSSLRAVGSTGSPWDPESWLWCFEHVLGREKPILNYSGGTEISGGILCGNFFRPLKPCAFSGPVPGMAADVVDEQGRPVREAVGELVIRKPWIGMTRGFWRDRERYLDTYWRRIEGLWVHGDFAAIDRDGLWYILGRSDDTIKVAGKRVGPAEVEAILNAHEAVAESAAIGVPHEVKGEEVVAFVVLKPGVSPSEELRRELIERVVAALGKPLKPREIRFTTALPKTRNAKIMRRVIRAAYLGQDPGDVSSLEDPAAVEAIRQAV from the coding sequence ATGCAGATCGGAAGCGCTTTTAGTTTAACTACCGGCACGTTTCCCTTCAACCAGCCCGTGGTCTGGGAGCCGCGGCCGGAGTGGATTGCGGCCAGCAACCTGCAGCGGTTCATGAACCGCCACGGCATCGGCTCGCTCGACGAGCTGCAGGCCCGCTCGGTCGACGACCCGGAGTGGTTCTGGCCGGCCGTGCTGGAAGATCTGGACATTCGCTTCTACCGACCTTACACGCGCATTCTGGACCTGAGCGAAGGACCGGCCTTCCCGCGCTGGTGCGTGGGCGGCCAGCTCAACATCGTCCACAACCTGCTGGACAAATGGCAGGAGACGGACGCGGCCGAACGCATCGCGCTGCGCTGGGAAGGCGAAGAGGGTACGCTGCGCACGCTGACCTACGCGGGCCTGCACGCCGAGGTGTGCCGCTGCGCCCGCGCCCTGCAGTCGCTGGGCTTCCAGAAAGGCGACGTGGCCGCGCTCTTCATGCCGATGACGCCCGAGCTGGTCATCGCCTTCCTGGCCGTGATCAAGCTGGGCGGGATCGTGCTGCCGCTCTTCAGCGGCTACGGCGCCGAGGCCGTCCGCACCCGCATCCGGGACGCCGAAGCACGCTTTCTGTTCACGGCCGACGGTTTCTACCGGCGCGGCCGGCCGGTCTACCTGAAGCCCGTGGCCGACGAAGCGCTGGCCAATTGCCCGAGCGTGCAACACGTGATCGTCTACCGCCGCATGGAGGCCGACAACGTACCGGTGCCCATGCTCCCGGGCCGCGACCACTGGTGGCACGAGCTGGTCTGGCCGCAACCGGCCGAGGCCGAGACGGTCCGCACCGATGCCGAAGACGTGCTCATGGTCATCTACACGAGCGGCACCACGGGCCGCCCGAAGGGGGCCGTCCACACGCACTGTGGCTTTCCGGTCAAGGCCGCCCAGGACATGTACCAGTGCATGGACCTCAAGCCGGGCGAAACCATGTACTGGGTGACCGACATGGGCTGGATGATGGGCCCCTGGCTGGTCTTCGGCACGCTGCTCATCGGCGCCACGATGGTGCTCTACGACGGCGCGCCCGACTACCCGGACGTCGATCGGCTCTGGGGGCTGGTCGAACAGCACCGGGTGACGCATCTGGGCATTTCGCCCACGCTGATCCGGGCGCTGCGGCCGCACGGTCCGGAGCCCATTCGCCGCCACGATCTGTCGAGCCTCCGGGCGGTGGGTTCGACCGGCAGCCCCTGGGATCCGGAATCCTGGCTCTGGTGCTTCGAGCACGTGCTCGGCCGCGAAAAACCCATCCTCAACTACTCGGGCGGCACGGAGATCTCCGGCGGCATTCTCTGTGGCAACTTCTTCCGGCCGCTCAAACCCTGCGCGTTCTCGGGTCCGGTACCCGGTATGGCCGCCGACGTGGTGGACGAGCAGGGACGCCCCGTGCGCGAGGCCGTCGGCGAACTGGTCATCCGCAAGCCCTGGATCGGCATGACGCGCGGCTTCTGGCGTGACCGCGAGCGCTACCTCGACACCTACTGGCGTCGCATCGAAGGGCTCTGGGTGCACGGCGACTTTGCCGCCATCGACCGCGACGGCCTTTGGTACATCCTGGGACGCTCGGACGACACGATCAAGGTGGCCGGCAAGCGCGTGGGTCCGGCCGAAGTCGAGGCCATCCTGAACGCCCACGAAGCCGTGGCCGAAAGCGCGGCGATCGGCGTCCCGCACGAAGTCAAGGGCGAAGAAGTGGTGGCCTTCGTCGTGCTCAAACCCGGCGTTTCACCCTCGGAAGAACTCCGCCGGGAACTGATAGAGCGCGTGGTGGCGGCGCTGGGCAAGCCTCTGAAGCCCCGCGAGATCCGGTTCACCACGGCCCTGCCCAAAACGCGCAACGCCAAGATCATGCGCCGCGTGATCCGGGCCGCGTATCTCGGCCAAGATCCGGGCGACGTGAGCAGCCTCGAAGATCCGGCCGCCGTCGAGGCCATCCGACAGGCCGTCTGA